One Bos taurus isolate L1 Dominette 01449 registration number 42190680 breed Hereford chromosome 25, ARS-UCD2.0, whole genome shotgun sequence genomic window carries:
- the CASKIN1 gene encoding caskin-1 isoform X3: MGKEQELVQAVKAEDVGTAQRLLQRPRPGKAKLLGSTKKINVNFQDPDGFSALHHAALNGNTELITLLLEAQAAVDIKDNKGMRPLHYAAWQGRKEPMKLVLKAGSAVNIPSDEGHIPLHLAAQHGHYDVSEMLLQHQSNPCMVDNSGKTPLDLACEFGRVGVVQLLLSSNMCTALLEPRPGDTTDPNGTSPLHLAAKNGHIDIIRLLLQAGIDINRQTKSGTALHEAALCGKTEVVRLLLDNGINAHVRNTYSQTALDIVHQFTTSQASKEIKQLLREASAALQVRATKDYCNNYDLTSLNVKAGDIITVLEQHPDGRWKGCIHDNRTGNDRVGYFPSSLGEAIVKRAGPRAGAEPSPPQGGSSAGPTVPPEEIWVLRKPFAGGDRSGSLSSAAGGRSVGGHTLHAGSEGVKVGGVAAGPGCLGPEQHWSASLSGFQLLATVLSQKPVSDSSPGDSPVKPPEGPAAATRAQPPAAHAGPGYGEQPPKKLEAASEGKGAEAVSQWLATFQLQLYAPNFISAGYDLPTISRMTPEDLTAIGVTKPGHRKKITAEISGLSLPDWLPEHKPANLAVWLSMIGLAQYYKVLVDNGYENIDFITDITWEDLQEIGITKLGHQKKLMLAVRKLAELQKAEYAKYEGGPLRRKAPQSLEVMAIESPPPPEPAPADCQSPKMTTFQDSELSGELQAALTGPAEGAAAATAPAEKPANHLPPTPRASGRQEPSLGGRARHMSSSQELLGDGPPGPSSPMSRSQEYLLDEGPAPGTPPKEARPSRHGHSVKRASVPPVPGKPRQVLPPGASHFTPPQTPTKPRPSSPQALGGPHGPAPATAKVKPTPQLLPPTERPMSPRSLPQSPTHRGFAYVLPQPVESEAGPAAPGPAPAAVPTPVPTLCLPPEADAEPGRPKKRAHSLNRYAASDSEPERDELLVPAAAGPYATVQRRVGRSHSVRAPSGADKNVNRSQSFAVRPRKKGPPPPPPKRSSSAMASANLADEPAPDAETEGAGAEDGRLGVRAQSRRASDLAGSVDTGSAGSVKSIAAMLELSSIGGGGRAARRPPEGHPMPHPASPEPGRVATVLASVKHKEAIGPDGEVVNRRRTLSGPVTGLLATARRGSGEPAGPADHGQLVEEGAARQRPRGPAKGEAGAEGPPLARVEASATLKRRIRAKQSQQENVKFILTESDTVKRRPKVKEREAGPEPPPPPLSVYQNGTGTVRRRPASEQAGPPELPPPPPPAEPPPSDLMHLPPLPPPDSDARKLAKPPVSPKPILAQPVPKIQGSPTPASKKVPLPGPSSPEVKRAHGTPPPVSPKPPPPPTAPKPAKAAAGLQSGSSSPSPAPSPARQQPAALAKPASTPPALSASPASPARPPSPGAPALHVPAKPPRAAAAATGPPAAPDGASPGDSARQKLEETSACLAAALQAVEEKIRQEDAQGSRPSAAEKSTGSILDDIGSMFDDLADQLDAMLE, translated from the exons ATGGGGAAGGAGCAGGAGCTGGTGCAGGCAGTGAAGGCGGAGGACGTGGGGACCGCGCAGAGGCTGCTGCAGAGGCCGCGGCCCGGGAAGGCCA AACTCCTGGGCTCCACCAAGAAGATCAATGTCAATTTCCAAGACCCTGATGG CTTTTCAGCCCTGCACCACGCGGCCCTGAATGGCAACACAGAGCTGATCACCTTGCTGTTGGAGGCCCAGGCTGCTGTGGACATCAAGGACAACAAAG GCATGCGGCCTCTGCACTACGCGGCCTGGCAGGGCCGGAAGGAGCCCATGAAGCTGGTGCTGAAGGCGGGCTCAGCGGTGAACATCCCATCCGACGAGGGCCACATCCCCCTGCACTTGGCGGCCCAGCACGGTCACTATGATGTG TCCGAAATGCTGCTGCAGCACCAGTCCAACCCCTGCATGGTGGACAACTCGGGCAAGACGCCCCTGGACCTGGCCTGTGAGTTTGGCCGCGTCGGG GTGGTCCAGCTGCTTCTGAGCAGCAACATGTGTACGGCCTTGCTGGAGCCCCGGCCAGGAGACACCACCGACCCCAACGGCACCAGTCCCCTGCACCTGGCAGCCAAGAACGGCCACATCGACATCATCAG ACTGCTGCTCCAAGCCGGCATCGACATTAACCGCCAGACCAAGTCCGGCACCGCCCTGCACGAGGCCGCACTCTGTGGGAAGACGGAGGTGGTTCGGCTGCTGCTGGAT AATGGGATCAACGCCCATGTGAGAAACACCTACAGCCAGACTGCCCTGGACATTGTGCATCAGTTCACCACCTCCCaggccagcaaggagatcaagcagCTGCTGCGAG AGGCCTCGGCGGCCCTGCAGGTCCGGGCGACCAAGGATTACTGCAACAACTATGACCTGACCAGCCTCAACGTGAAAGCTGGGGACATCATCACA GTCCTTGAGCAGCACCCAGATGGTCGCTGGAAGGGCTGTATCCATGACAACAGGACAGGCAATGACCGTGTGGGCTACTTCCCATCTTCCCTGGGCGAGGCCATCGTCAAGCGAGCAG GTCCCCGAGCAGGTGCTGAACCAAGTCCACCCCAGGGAGGCAGCTCCGCGGGGCCCACTGTGCCCCCCGAGGAGATCTGGGTGCTGAGGAAGCCTTTTGCAG GCGGGGACCGCAGCGGCAGCTTGAGCAGCGCGGCTGGGGGCCGGAGCGTCGGGGGCCACACCCTGCACGCTGGCTCTGAAGGGGTCAAGGTAGGTGGGGTGGCAGCAGGGCCGGGGTGCCTGGGTCCGGAGCAGCACTGGTCAGCCAGCCTGTCTGGGTTCCAGCTCCTGGCAACGGTGCTCTCCCAGAAGCCAGTGTCCGACTCCAGCCCCGGGGACAGCCCGGTCAAGCCTCCGGAGGGCCCTGCAG CTGCGACCCGGGCCCAGCCTCCAGCAGCCCACGCGGGGCCGGGCTATGGGGAGCAGCCACCCAAGAAGCTGGAGGCAGCATCCGAAGGCAAG GGCGCCGAGGCTGTCAGCCAGTGGCTTGCCACGTTCCAGCTGCAGCTCTACGCCCCCAACTTCATCAGCGCCGGGTACGACCTGCCCACCATCAGCCGCATGACCCCCGAG GACCTCACTGCCATCGGGGTCACCAAGCCCGGCCACAGGAAGAAAATCACTGCGGAGATCAGTGGTCTGAGCCTCCCGGACTGGCTGCCTGAGCACAAACCT GCAAACCTGGCCGTGTGGCTGTCCATGATCGGCCTGGCGCAGTACTACAAGGTGCTGGTGGACAACGGCTACGAGAACATTGACTTCATCACGGACATCACTTGGGAGGACCTGCAGGAGATCGGCATCACCAAGCTGG GCCACCAGAAGAAGCTGATGCTGGCCGTGCGGAAACTGGCGGAGCTGCAGAAGGCAGAGTACGCCAAGTACGAGGGGGGACCCTTGCGCCGGAAGGCACCGCAGTCGCTGGAGGTGATGGCCATCGAGTCGCCACCCCCACCCGAGCCTGCCCCGGCTGACTGCCAGTCTCCGAAGATGACCACCTTCCAGGACAGCGAGCTCAGCGGGGAGCTGCAGGCGGCCTTGACCGGCCCGGCCgaaggggctgctgctgccacCGCCCCAGCTGAAAAGCCGGCCAACCACCTGCCGCCCACCCCGAGGGCCTCAGGGCGGCAGGAGCCCAGCCTGGGGGGGAGGGCGCGGCACATGAGCAGCTCCCAGGAGCTGCTGGGCGATGGGCCCCCGGGACCCAGCAGCCCCATGTCACGGAGCCAGGAGTACCTGCTCGATGAGGGGCCGGCCCCCGGCACCCCTCCCAAGGAAGCCCGGCCCAGCCGCCACGGCCACAGTGTCAAGCGGGCCAGCGTGCCCCCGGTGCCCGGCAAGCCTCGGCAGGTCCTGCCGCCAGGGGCCAGCCACTTCACGCCCCCCCAGACACCCACGAAACCCCGGCCAAGCTCCCCGCAGGCCCTGGGGGGGCCTCATGGCCCAGCGCCAGCCACAGCCAAGGTGAAGCCCACCCCTCAGCTGCTGCCGCCCACGGAGCGACCCATGTCCCCCCGCTCGCTGCCTCAGTCGCCCACTCACCGCGGCTTCGCCTACGTGCTGCCCCAACCGGTGGAGAGTGAGGCTGGGCCGGCTGCCCCAGGGCCTGCACCTGCAGCCGTGCCCACGCCGGTGCCCACGCTGTGCCTGCCGCCCGAGGCCGACGCAGAGCCAGGGAGGCCCAAGAAGCGCGCCCACAGCCTGAATCGCTACGCAGCGTCGGACAGCGAGCCGGAGCGGGACGAGTTGCTGGTGCCGGCCGCCGCCGGGCCCTACGCCACGGTCCAGCGGCGCGTGGGCCGCAGCCACTCGGTGCGGGCGCCTTCCGGCGCAGACAAGAACGTCAACCGCAGCCAGTCCTTTGCCGTGCGGCCGCGGAAGAAggggccgcccccacccccacccaagcgCTCCAGCTCCGCCATGGCCAGCGCCAACCTGGCCGATGAGCCGGCGCCAGACGCGGAGACTGAGGGGGCCGGGGCTGAGGACGGCCGGCTGGGGGTCCGGGCGCAGAGCCGGCGGGCCAGTGACCTGGCTGGCAGCGTGGACACAGGAAGTGCCGGCAGCGTGAAGAGCATCGCAGCCATGCTTGAGCTGTCATCCATAGGGGGTGGGGGCCGGGCAGCCCGTAGGCCCCCTGAGGGCCATCCCATGCCTCACCCTGCCAGCCCAGAGCCAGGCCGGGTGGCCACGGTGCTGGCCTCAGTGAAGCACAAGGAGGCCATTGGACCTGACGGCGAGGTGGTGAACCGGCGCCGCACACTGAGCGGGCCCGTCACGGGACTCCTGGCCACTGCTCGCCGGGGTTCCGGAGAGCCAGCGGGGCCTGCAGACCATGGCCAGTTGGTGGAAGAGGGTGCCGCCCGGCAGCGGCCCCGAGGTCCAGCCAAGGGCGAGGCGGGTGCAGAGGGCCCGCCCCTAGCCAGGGTGGAGGCCAGTGCCACCCTCAAGAGGCGCATCCGGGCCAAGCAGAGCCAGCAGGAGAACGTCAAGTTCATCCTAACTGAGTCTGACACGGTCAAGCGCCGGCCCAAGGTCAAGGAGCGGGAGGCAGGTCCCGAGCCTCCCCCACCACCGCTGTCCGTGTACCAGAATGGAACGGGCACTGTGCGCCGCCGGCCAGCCTCTGAGCAGGCTGGGCCCCCAGAGCTGCCCCCGCCACCCCCGCCTGCTGAGCCCCCGCCCTCTGACCTCATGCACCTGCCCCCGCTGCCCCCGCCGGACAGCGATGCCCGGAAGCTGGCCAAGCCACCTGTTTCTCCCAAGCCCATTCTGGCTCAGCCCGTGCCCAAGATCCAGGGCTCACCCACACCTGCTTCCAAGAAGGTGCCGCTGCCAGGTCCCAGCAGCCCAG AGGTGAAGCGTGCGCACGGCACGCCGCCGCCCGTGTCTCCCAAGCCGCCGCCACCGCCCACGGCGCCAAAGCCGGCCAAAGCCGCGGCGGGGCTGCAGTCGGGCAGTTCCAGCCCGTCGCCCGCGCCCTCGCCGGCGCGCCAGCAACCCGCCGCCCTCGCCAAGCCGGCCAGCACGCCGCCCGCGCTGAGCGCCAGCCCCGCCAGCCCCGCCAGGCCGCCGTCGCCCGGTGCGCCCGCGCTGCACGTGCCCGCCAAGCCGCCACGCGCTGCCGCCGCGGCTACAGGGCCCCCAGCTGCGCCCGACGGCGCCTCGCCGGGGGACAGCGCCCGGCAGAAGCTGGAGGAGACGAGCGCGTGCCTGGCGGCGGCGCTGCAAGCCGTAGAAGAGAAGATCCGGCAGGAGGACGCGCAGGGCTCGCG CCCCTCGGCGGCGGAGAAGAGCACCGGCAGCATCCTGGACGACATTGGCAGCATGTTTGACGACCTGGCCGACCAGCTGGACGCCATGCTGGAGTGA
- the CASKIN1 gene encoding caskin-1 isoform X6: MGKEQELVQAVKAEDVGTAQRLLQRPRPGKAKLLGSTKKINVNFQDPDGFSALHHAALNGNTELITLLLEAQAAVDIKDNKGMRPLHYAAWQGRKEPMKLVLKAGSAVNIPSDEGHIPLHLAAQHGHYDVSEMLLQHQSNPCMVDNSGKTPLDLACEFGRVGVVQLLLSSNMCTALLEPRPGDTTDPNGTSPLHLAAKNGHIDIIRLLLQAGIDINRQTKSGTALHEAALCGKTEVVRLLLDNGINAHVRNTYSQTALDIVHQFTTSQASKEIKQLLRGGLGRGREAGAGPGLGRLTGPGGLPPPVSPEASAALQVRATKDYCNNYDLTSLNVKAGDIITVLEQHPDGRWKGCIHDNRTGNDRVGYFPSSLGEAIVKRAGPRAGAEPSPPQGGSSAGPTVPPEEIWVLRKPFAGGDRSGSLSSAAGGRSVGGHTLHAGSEGVKLLATVLSQKPVSDSSPGDSPVKPPEGPAAATRAQPPAAHAGPGYGEQPPKKLEAASEGKANLAVWLSMIGLAQYYKVLVDNGYENIDFITDITWEDLQEIGITKLGHQKKLMLAVRKLAELQKAEYAKYEGGPLRRKAPQSLEVMAIESPPPPEPAPADCQSPKMTTFQDSELSGELQAALTGPAEGAAAATAPAEKPANHLPPTPRASGRQEPSLGGRARHMSSSQELLGDGPPGPSSPMSRSQEYLLDEGPAPGTPPKEARPSRHGHSVKRASVPPVPGKPRQVLPPGASHFTPPQTPTKPRPSSPQALGGPHGPAPATAKVKPTPQLLPPTERPMSPRSLPQSPTHRGFAYVLPQPVESEAGPAAPGPAPAAVPTPVPTLCLPPEADAEPGRPKKRAHSLNRYAASDSEPERDELLVPAAAGPYATVQRRVGRSHSVRAPSGADKNVNRSQSFAVRPRKKGPPPPPPKRSSSAMASANLADEPAPDAETEGAGAEDGRLGVRAQSRRASDLAGSVDTGSAGSVKSIAAMLELSSIGGGGRAARRPPEGHPMPHPASPEPGRVATVLASVKHKEAIGPDGEVVNRRRTLSGPVTGLLATARRGSGEPAGPADHGQLVEEGAARQRPRGPAKGEAGAEGPPLARVEASATLKRRIRAKQSQQENVKFILTESDTVKRRPKVKEREAGPEPPPPPLSVYQNGTGTVRRRPASEQAGPPELPPPPPPAEPPPSDLMHLPPLPPPDSDARKLAKPPVSPKPILAQPVPKIQGSPTPASKKVPLPGPSSPEVKRAHGTPPPVSPKPPPPPTAPKPAKAAAGLQSGSSSPSPAPSPARQQPAALAKPASTPPALSASPASPARPPSPGAPALHVPAKPPRAAAAATGPPAAPDGASPGDSARQKLEETSACLAAALQAVEEKIRQEDAQGSRPSAAEKSTGSILDDIGSMFDDLADQLDAMLE; encoded by the exons ATGGGGAAGGAGCAGGAGCTGGTGCAGGCAGTGAAGGCGGAGGACGTGGGGACCGCGCAGAGGCTGCTGCAGAGGCCGCGGCCCGGGAAGGCCA AACTCCTGGGCTCCACCAAGAAGATCAATGTCAATTTCCAAGACCCTGATGG CTTTTCAGCCCTGCACCACGCGGCCCTGAATGGCAACACAGAGCTGATCACCTTGCTGTTGGAGGCCCAGGCTGCTGTGGACATCAAGGACAACAAAG GCATGCGGCCTCTGCACTACGCGGCCTGGCAGGGCCGGAAGGAGCCCATGAAGCTGGTGCTGAAGGCGGGCTCAGCGGTGAACATCCCATCCGACGAGGGCCACATCCCCCTGCACTTGGCGGCCCAGCACGGTCACTATGATGTG TCCGAAATGCTGCTGCAGCACCAGTCCAACCCCTGCATGGTGGACAACTCGGGCAAGACGCCCCTGGACCTGGCCTGTGAGTTTGGCCGCGTCGGG GTGGTCCAGCTGCTTCTGAGCAGCAACATGTGTACGGCCTTGCTGGAGCCCCGGCCAGGAGACACCACCGACCCCAACGGCACCAGTCCCCTGCACCTGGCAGCCAAGAACGGCCACATCGACATCATCAG ACTGCTGCTCCAAGCCGGCATCGACATTAACCGCCAGACCAAGTCCGGCACCGCCCTGCACGAGGCCGCACTCTGTGGGAAGACGGAGGTGGTTCGGCTGCTGCTGGAT AATGGGATCAACGCCCATGTGAGAAACACCTACAGCCAGACTGCCCTGGACATTGTGCATCAGTTCACCACCTCCCaggccagcaaggagatcaagcagCTGCTGCGAGGTGGGCTTGGGCGGGGCCGGGAGGCTGGGGCAGGGCCGGGGCTGGGCCGGCTCACAGGACCGGGGGGTCTGCCACCTCCTGTGTCCCCAGAGGCCTCGGCGGCCCTGCAGGTCCGGGCGACCAAGGATTACTGCAACAACTATGACCTGACCAGCCTCAACGTGAAAGCTGGGGACATCATCACA GTCCTTGAGCAGCACCCAGATGGTCGCTGGAAGGGCTGTATCCATGACAACAGGACAGGCAATGACCGTGTGGGCTACTTCCCATCTTCCCTGGGCGAGGCCATCGTCAAGCGAGCAG GTCCCCGAGCAGGTGCTGAACCAAGTCCACCCCAGGGAGGCAGCTCCGCGGGGCCCACTGTGCCCCCCGAGGAGATCTGGGTGCTGAGGAAGCCTTTTGCAG GCGGGGACCGCAGCGGCAGCTTGAGCAGCGCGGCTGGGGGCCGGAGCGTCGGGGGCCACACCCTGCACGCTGGCTCTGAAGGGGTCAAG CTCCTGGCAACGGTGCTCTCCCAGAAGCCAGTGTCCGACTCCAGCCCCGGGGACAGCCCGGTCAAGCCTCCGGAGGGCCCTGCAG CTGCGACCCGGGCCCAGCCTCCAGCAGCCCACGCGGGGCCGGGCTATGGGGAGCAGCCACCCAAGAAGCTGGAGGCAGCATCCGAAGGCAAG GCAAACCTGGCCGTGTGGCTGTCCATGATCGGCCTGGCGCAGTACTACAAGGTGCTGGTGGACAACGGCTACGAGAACATTGACTTCATCACGGACATCACTTGGGAGGACCTGCAGGAGATCGGCATCACCAAGCTGG GCCACCAGAAGAAGCTGATGCTGGCCGTGCGGAAACTGGCGGAGCTGCAGAAGGCAGAGTACGCCAAGTACGAGGGGGGACCCTTGCGCCGGAAGGCACCGCAGTCGCTGGAGGTGATGGCCATCGAGTCGCCACCCCCACCCGAGCCTGCCCCGGCTGACTGCCAGTCTCCGAAGATGACCACCTTCCAGGACAGCGAGCTCAGCGGGGAGCTGCAGGCGGCCTTGACCGGCCCGGCCgaaggggctgctgctgccacCGCCCCAGCTGAAAAGCCGGCCAACCACCTGCCGCCCACCCCGAGGGCCTCAGGGCGGCAGGAGCCCAGCCTGGGGGGGAGGGCGCGGCACATGAGCAGCTCCCAGGAGCTGCTGGGCGATGGGCCCCCGGGACCCAGCAGCCCCATGTCACGGAGCCAGGAGTACCTGCTCGATGAGGGGCCGGCCCCCGGCACCCCTCCCAAGGAAGCCCGGCCCAGCCGCCACGGCCACAGTGTCAAGCGGGCCAGCGTGCCCCCGGTGCCCGGCAAGCCTCGGCAGGTCCTGCCGCCAGGGGCCAGCCACTTCACGCCCCCCCAGACACCCACGAAACCCCGGCCAAGCTCCCCGCAGGCCCTGGGGGGGCCTCATGGCCCAGCGCCAGCCACAGCCAAGGTGAAGCCCACCCCTCAGCTGCTGCCGCCCACGGAGCGACCCATGTCCCCCCGCTCGCTGCCTCAGTCGCCCACTCACCGCGGCTTCGCCTACGTGCTGCCCCAACCGGTGGAGAGTGAGGCTGGGCCGGCTGCCCCAGGGCCTGCACCTGCAGCCGTGCCCACGCCGGTGCCCACGCTGTGCCTGCCGCCCGAGGCCGACGCAGAGCCAGGGAGGCCCAAGAAGCGCGCCCACAGCCTGAATCGCTACGCAGCGTCGGACAGCGAGCCGGAGCGGGACGAGTTGCTGGTGCCGGCCGCCGCCGGGCCCTACGCCACGGTCCAGCGGCGCGTGGGCCGCAGCCACTCGGTGCGGGCGCCTTCCGGCGCAGACAAGAACGTCAACCGCAGCCAGTCCTTTGCCGTGCGGCCGCGGAAGAAggggccgcccccacccccacccaagcgCTCCAGCTCCGCCATGGCCAGCGCCAACCTGGCCGATGAGCCGGCGCCAGACGCGGAGACTGAGGGGGCCGGGGCTGAGGACGGCCGGCTGGGGGTCCGGGCGCAGAGCCGGCGGGCCAGTGACCTGGCTGGCAGCGTGGACACAGGAAGTGCCGGCAGCGTGAAGAGCATCGCAGCCATGCTTGAGCTGTCATCCATAGGGGGTGGGGGCCGGGCAGCCCGTAGGCCCCCTGAGGGCCATCCCATGCCTCACCCTGCCAGCCCAGAGCCAGGCCGGGTGGCCACGGTGCTGGCCTCAGTGAAGCACAAGGAGGCCATTGGACCTGACGGCGAGGTGGTGAACCGGCGCCGCACACTGAGCGGGCCCGTCACGGGACTCCTGGCCACTGCTCGCCGGGGTTCCGGAGAGCCAGCGGGGCCTGCAGACCATGGCCAGTTGGTGGAAGAGGGTGCCGCCCGGCAGCGGCCCCGAGGTCCAGCCAAGGGCGAGGCGGGTGCAGAGGGCCCGCCCCTAGCCAGGGTGGAGGCCAGTGCCACCCTCAAGAGGCGCATCCGGGCCAAGCAGAGCCAGCAGGAGAACGTCAAGTTCATCCTAACTGAGTCTGACACGGTCAAGCGCCGGCCCAAGGTCAAGGAGCGGGAGGCAGGTCCCGAGCCTCCCCCACCACCGCTGTCCGTGTACCAGAATGGAACGGGCACTGTGCGCCGCCGGCCAGCCTCTGAGCAGGCTGGGCCCCCAGAGCTGCCCCCGCCACCCCCGCCTGCTGAGCCCCCGCCCTCTGACCTCATGCACCTGCCCCCGCTGCCCCCGCCGGACAGCGATGCCCGGAAGCTGGCCAAGCCACCTGTTTCTCCCAAGCCCATTCTGGCTCAGCCCGTGCCCAAGATCCAGGGCTCACCCACACCTGCTTCCAAGAAGGTGCCGCTGCCAGGTCCCAGCAGCCCAG AGGTGAAGCGTGCGCACGGCACGCCGCCGCCCGTGTCTCCCAAGCCGCCGCCACCGCCCACGGCGCCAAAGCCGGCCAAAGCCGCGGCGGGGCTGCAGTCGGGCAGTTCCAGCCCGTCGCCCGCGCCCTCGCCGGCGCGCCAGCAACCCGCCGCCCTCGCCAAGCCGGCCAGCACGCCGCCCGCGCTGAGCGCCAGCCCCGCCAGCCCCGCCAGGCCGCCGTCGCCCGGTGCGCCCGCGCTGCACGTGCCCGCCAAGCCGCCACGCGCTGCCGCCGCGGCTACAGGGCCCCCAGCTGCGCCCGACGGCGCCTCGCCGGGGGACAGCGCCCGGCAGAAGCTGGAGGAGACGAGCGCGTGCCTGGCGGCGGCGCTGCAAGCCGTAGAAGAGAAGATCCGGCAGGAGGACGCGCAGGGCTCGCG CCCCTCGGCGGCGGAGAAGAGCACCGGCAGCATCCTGGACGACATTGGCAGCATGTTTGACGACCTGGCCGACCAGCTGGACGCCATGCTGGAGTGA